From a single Amphiprion ocellaris isolate individual 3 ecotype Okinawa chromosome 18, ASM2253959v1, whole genome shotgun sequence genomic region:
- the LOC111586547 gene encoding leucine zipper putative tumor suppressor 2 homolog, which yields MALVQALPISAEPHNAGLSGGARRRHPSGPSPPVNPPPSALDPMGSVGSLISARPGPYQDHRSGVELGARGRRPTPGASCLGSESPQDPLLQSVPPLKKQSSTTSNRGLEKDGGNGNYTYVNEDYVGDWNDNHVTPTSPGSDADETKDGSGLNGNLGGPPPKLIPVSGKLEKNMEKTVLRPTAFKPVIPKSRTSMQYLSPRHCANVPESQNNLNLLSPAHREASPSCAEKRSSYSGGRNVGSQSCSLSDSGRNSLSSLTPYNGAPYGLASGEASAGHLEPVKSAPPVSAAHGHSNSDSGRSSSSKSTGSGSLSGRGQPLSDSGSSGRSPGPVDGYEGVVRDLEDKLRERDLELQQLRDNLDENEAAICQVYEEKQKRFELELEELRQSCATRMQVASQKAQRAQQVLQLQVFQLQQEKKKLQEDFAQLLKEREQLEERCTSYEHEKIQLGPRLEETKWEVCQKSGEISLLKQQLKEVQGELAQRVGEIVSLRGQLRETRGELTNTQVQLQEAHGSTRTRTLELEVCENELQRRKSEAELLREKVGRLEGELAHLRDALASQGPGNRQCQVFQEAEDHLLAYESDEAKAQRQSSSEGLQNVKVQMDRMRSELAFERQRAEQQTGSFEEERKIWQEEKDKVIRYQKQLQQNYVQMYRRNRELEQLLQELSLELESREDDESSGNEINFDEIAATEI from the exons ATGGCCCTGGTTCAGGCTCTGCCCATTTCTGCTGAGCCCCACAACGCCGGCCTCAGTGGAGGAGCTCGCAGACGACACCCCTCCGGCCCGTCGCCCCCCGTCAACCCGCCGCCCTCCGCTCTGGACCCCATGGGTTCCGTCGGCAGCCTCATCAGCGCCCGACCCGGCCCCTACCAGGACCACCGCTCTGGAGTGGAGCTGGGAGCCAGAGGCCGCCGACCCACACCGGGAGCTTCCTGTCTGGGCTCCGAGTCGCCCCAGGACCCGCTGCTGCAGAGCGTCCCCCCGCTGAAGAAGCAGAGCTCCACGACGTCCAACAGAGGCCTGGAGAAGGACGGCGGTAACGGGAACTATACCTACGTCAACGAGGACTATGTCGGCGACTGGAACGATAACCACGTCACACCGACCAGTCCAGGAAGCGACGCCGACGAGACTAAAGACGGATCAGGGTTGAATGGAAACCTGGGGGGGCCTCCTCCAAAACTGATCCCAGTGTCAGGAAAACTGGAGAAG AACATGGAGAAAACAGTGCTGCGGCCCACTGCCTTCAAACCCGTCATTCCCAAGAGTCGAACCTCCATGCAATACCTGTCTCCTCGCCACTGTGCCAACGTACCGGAAAGCCAAAACAACCTGAACCTGCTGAGCCCCGCCCACAGAGAGGCGTCGCCCTCCTGCGCCGAGAAGCGCAGCTCCTACAGCGGCGGCCGGAACGTCGGTAGTCAGTCCTGCTCGCTGTCCGACTCGGGTCGCAACTCCCTCTCCAGCCTGACGCCTTACAACGGCGCCCCCTACGGCCTGGCGTCCGGAGAGGCTTCGGCCGGACACCTGGAGCCCGTGAAGAGCGCTCCGCCGGTCAGCGCCGCCCACGGACACTCCAACTCCGACAGCGGCCGCTCGTCCTCCAGCAAGAGCACCGGCTCCGGGTCGCTGAGCGGCCGAGGGCAGCCTCTGTCGGACAGCGGCTCCAGCGGTCGCTCTCCTGGACCGGTGGACGGATACGAAGGAGTGGTGAGGGACCTGGAGGACAAGCTGAGGGAGAGAGacctggagctgcagcagctcagagacaACCTGGACGAGAACGAAGCTGCGATCTGTCAG GTTTATGAGGAGAAGCAGAAGCGCTTcgagctggagctggaggagtTGAGGCAGAGCTGTGCCACCAGGATGCAGGTCGCCTCTCAGAAGGCCCAGCGAGCTCAGCAGGTGCTTCAGCTGCAG GTTTTCCAGCTccagcaggagaagaagaagctgcaggaggACTTTGCTCAGCTTCTGAAGGAGAGGGAGCAGCTGGAGGAACGCTGCACCTCCTACGAACACGAGAAGATCCAGCTGGGGCCTCGGCTGGAGGAGACCAAGTGGGAG GTGTGCCAGAAGTCGGGGGAAATCTCGTtgctgaagcagcagctgaaggaggTCCAGGGAGAGTTGGCTCAGCGCGTCGGGGAGATCGTGTCGCTGCGAGGTCAGCTCAGAGAGACTCGAGGCGAACTGACCAACACCCAGGTGCAGCTCCAGGAGGCCCACGGCTCGACCCGAACACGAACCCTGGAGCTGGAGGTCTGCGAAAACGAGCTGCAGCGTCGCAAGAGCGAAGCGGAGCTGCTGAGAGAGAAGGTGGGACGTCTGGAGGGAGAGCTGGCTCATCTCAGAGATGCTCTGGCCAGTCAGGGGCCGGGAAACAGACAGTGTCAGGTGTTCCAGGAAGCCGAGGACCATCTGCTGGCCTACGAGAGCGACGAGGCGAAGGCCCAGCGGCAGAGCAGCTCCGAGGGCCTGCAGAACGTGAAGGTGCAGATGGACAGGATGAGATCCGAGCTGGCCTTCGAGCGTCAGAGGGCCGAGCAGCAGACGGGAAGCTtcgaggaggagaggaagatctggcaggaggagaaggacaaAGTGATCCGCTAccagaagcagctgcagcagaactaTGTGCAGATGTACCGCAGGAACCGAGAGCTGGAGCAGCTTCTGCAGGAGCTCAGTCTGGAGCTGGAGAGCAGAGAGGACGACGAGAGCAGCGGCAACGAGATCAACTTTGATGAGATCGCTGCGACAGAAATCTGA
- the LOC111570762 gene encoding PDZ domain-containing protein 7-like — protein MAHSSDPSRREKNPGTQGSHTATRNLLRKKEQRRRGIRSSSPMGRVILINSPVDGGDDSEDLHTITVDKSVDGKLGFSVRGGSEHGLSIFVSKVEDNSTAEEAGLLVGDKLVEVNGISLESITMSSAVKVLTGNNRLRMVVRRVGKVPGIRYSKEKTTWVDLIHRRMVVEESGRTPSEASSGSALQRIVHLYTTSDDYCLGFNIRGGKEFGLGIYVSRLDPGGLAEQNGIKMGDQILAANGVSFEDISHSSAVEVLKSHTHIMLTIKEAGRYPAYKEMVAEYRWLNKLANGTQKSSSQGSDSNSSASSLSSGTPVSSLSGLSQVMFPPSLPFGSDMVDVCISTEDQRSESERTETSIQTDLPSQRTAADTTRSLGPTTLLKDTVIRGEEGGGRKESTKTAVLLALSRPSRPISRSQSQVTVAEIKQKKEKKQKGKDPEEKSTLQRSKTFVNLLFKGGRKRDTSRGRSKSPSGKDGRQVKAMPNSEMLRVVEDMARRLLTEDEVAEVMKTCRRYIAERSVENLIRHLLAVLDRPEKLLLLREVRMLLPPSDLSLFNNMVTTIEVEAYDILKYRSIRTPPLRSPTSGRAPKRRLITPIPDYRGGFELHNAEEVEKESHLLEELEKLSLTGLRGSSERPQTSRSFTPLLDIPVDGYNTESRDLKPPAASPMLPNWLLAGGGDSRPPLRTDIGTIRSVHFDEVSLHSTSDTNSERGRPPFRNGHSKGKKESKDSVFPLQSAVRRSRPLLSQVFGSGSGEQVGSEQMNGHQASCESNGTEPEQEYELQTVSISKTKQSLGISISGGMESKVQPVVKIEKIFPGGAASTCEVLKAGFELVSVDGVSLQGVTHQHAVDVIRKAFSNKAKDPMVFALKVPKNL, from the exons ATGGCTCACTCGTCAGACCCGTCCCGCAGGGAGAAGAACCCCGGGACCCAGGGGTCACACACGGCTACTCGCAACCTCCTACGGAAGAAGGAGCAGCGGCGGCGTGGAATCCGATCCTCCTCACCCATGGGTCGGGTCATCCTCATCAACTCTCCCGTGGACG GTGGCGACGACAGTGAGGACCTTCATACAATCACTGTGGATAAAAGCGTTGATGGTAAACTGGGGTTCAGCGTCCGTGGAGGTTCAGAACACGGACTCAGCATCTTTGTCAGCAAGGTGGAGGACAACAGCACAGCAG aGGAAGCCGGGCTGCTTGTAGGAGATAAACTGGTGGAGGTGAACGGCATCAGCCTGGAGAGCATCACCATGAGCAGCGCTGTGAAggtgctgacaggaaacaaccgGCTGAGGATGGTGGTGAGACGAGTCGGTAAAGTCCCCGGCATCCGCTACTCCAAGGAGAAGACCACCTG gGTGGACCTGATCCACAGGCGGATGGTGGTGGAGGAAAGCGGTCGGACGCCTTCAGAGGCCAGCTCAGGCAGCGCCCTCCAAAGGATCGTCCACCTTTACACCACCTCAGACGACTACTGCCTCGGGTTCAACATCCGCGGAGGGAAAGAGTTCGGTCTGGGAATCTACGTCTCCAG ACTGGATCCAGGTGGTCTGGCTGAACAGAATGGGATAAAGATGGGGGACCAGATCCTGGCTGCTAACGGAGTGAGCTTCGAGGACATCAGCCACAGCAGCGCAGTGGAGGTTCTGAAGAGTCACACTCACATCATGTTGACCATCAAG GAAGCAGGACGATACCCCGCTTATAAGGAGATGGTGGCAGAATACAGGTGGCTCAATAAAC TGGCCAATGGTACCCAGAAATCTTCCTCCCAGGGTTCAGACTCCAACTCGTCAGCCTCCTCGCTGTCCTCTGGGACTCCGGTCAGCTCTCTGAGCGGCTTATCGCAGGTCATGTTCCCTCCCAGCCTCCCGTTTGGTTCAGACATGGTGGACGTCTGCATCTCCACCGAGGACCAGAG atCTGAGTCGGAGCGAACTGAAACCTCCATTCAGACGGACCTTCCCTCTCAGAGGACGGCTGCAGACACGACTCGCAGCCTCGGACCGACAACTCTGCTCAAAGATACGGTGATTCGTGGAGAAGAGGGCGGCGGGAGGAAAGAGTCGACTAAAACAGCGGTGCTTCTGGCTCTCAGCAGGCCGAGCCGACCCATCAGCAGGTCGCAGAGCCAAGTCACTGTAGCAG AGATCAagcagaagaaagagaagaagcagaaaggGAAGGATCCGGAGGAGAAGAGCACCCTTCAGCGATCAAAAACCTTCGTTAACTTATTGTTCAAAGGAGGACGTAAGAGAGACACTTCCAGAGGACGATCCAAGTCTCCGTCTGGCAAAG ACGGGCGACAGGTCAAAGCGATGCCAAATTCCGAGATGCTGAGAGTGGTGGAGGACATGGCCCGGAGGCTGCTGACGGAGGACGAGGTGGCTGAAGTGATGAAGACGTGCCGACGG TACATAGCAGAGCGCTCAGTGGAGAACTTAATCCGCCACCTGCTGGCTGTTCTGGATCGACctgaaaagctgctgctgctcagagaaGTCAG GATGCTGCTTCCTCCTTCTGATCTCAGTCTTTTCAATAACATGGTGACCACTATTGAAGTGGAAGCCTACGATATCCTCAAGTACCGTTCAA TCCGAACTCCTCCTCTTCGTTCTCCCACTTCTGGTCGAGCTCCCAAACGGCGCCTCATAACTCCCATCCCAG ATTACAGAGGAGGCTTTGAGCTCCACAATGCTgaggaggtggagaaggagagccacctgctggaggagctggagaagctCAGCCTGACGGGGCTTCGGGGGTCCAGTGAGAGACCTCAGACCTCCAGGTCCTTCACCCCTCTGCTGGACATACCGGTGGACGGATACAACACCGAGTCCAGAGACCTGAAACCTCCTGCCGCCAGTCCGATGCTGCCCAACTGGCTGCTGGCTGGAGGCGGCGACTCCCGGCCTCCTCTAAGGACAGATATCGGAACCATTCGCTCCGTCCACTTCGACGAGGTTTCGCTGCACTCGACTTCAGACACGAACTCAGAAAGAGGACGTCCCCCGTTCAGAAACGGTCACTCTAAAGGCAAAAAGGAGAGTAAAGACTCGGTGTTCCCGCTGCAGAGCGCCGTCCGGAGGAGTCGGCCGTTGTTGTCGCAGGTGTTTGGTTCAGGTTCTGGTGAACAGGTGGGAAGCGAACAGATGAACGGTCACCAGGCTTCCTGTGAGAGCAACGGCACCGAGCCTGAACAGGAGTACGAGCTCCAAACCGTCAGCATCTCCAAGACCAAGCAGTCTCTGG GCATCAGTATTTCTGGAGGGATGGAGTCCAAGGTTCAGCCGGTGGTGAAGATCGAGAAGATCTTCCCTGGAGGAGCCGCCTCCACCTGTGAGGTGCTCAAG GCTGGATTTGAGTTGGTGTCGGTTGATGGAGTCTCTCTACAAGGAGTGACCCACCAGCACGCCGTCGACGTCATCCGGAAAGCCTTCAGCAACAAGGCCAAAGACCCCATGGTGTTCGCCCTCAAAGTCCccaaaaacctttga